ACATCTTCTAATCCTGCtgattcccttttggggtcactaggctgctggagccatcccaaccactgttgggtgaaggtgggtcacaccctgaacaggtcaccatgTTATTGCAGGGTGTAGagtaaactaaatatttttaattcagtAAATTATTCCATTAATCAGGATTTACTAGAAAAGTCAAGTCCTTTTAATTTGAATGGATACGTTGTAAAATTTATaaagatagattttttttatggttgCTTTCcagcaactttattttaaatcccaacacctaatttttttttttataaaaagaataaatacatttgttctTGGTCTCAGGAGTGTTTGGTGTTCCCCTCAAAACAAGGTTAAACAggtgaacaaaaacatgtttaaaacatgatatcataaaaactaaattttaaatGACAAGCTCTCAGTTCTGTTTatgttatgttttctttttcaatgaaTTAAACCAATATACAGacttcagaattgacaaagaaaaaaaatgtaggtgAGCATGCCTTCAGTGTCTTCCAGATTATTCAGTCACAGTTTTAATTCTCTCCTTCTGGTTCAACAGGTGATCATGAACACACAATCTAATTCAACAAAGTCTGTAAAATGTGGGACGTTTTCGGGTATTGCCAGAAATGAAAGCACATCTGTCTCCATTGCACATACCCTATCAGACACCTCTTTATgtctgattgttttgtttttttatctttgtccaGAATGTGGCATTTGCCTTTCACTAAGACTGTACCAAATTTTGCCCCAAGCTTAGACATGCACCATCTACTTAATTACACATTGTAATGGTTAATGATAGAGATGATTTGCAAGTCACAACATTCTTTCCAAGCATGTAAGAACCTGAAACTGAGGTTTGGAAGAAAATCAAGACAAAAGTGTTATACTAACTTCTTTGAAAAGAGTTAATTTTAGCAGTCAGACAGCGTCAACATGCCAGAAACAGATTCTACAGTCTCATTTTATGTGAAATCTGTGTGATGACTGATAAGTTGAGACTAAAAGCACTTATGGTCATTATATTCTTTGAATTGCACTTGCGAAACTTATACTGTATGCATAATAAAAAGTGTCAAAcccaaaaaggtttttaaaacaataaaagataaatCCGAGTGATTAAAAGTTTCTGTAGTAAGTTTCTGTAAAATATGTCAAAGAGATTTACAACCAAACAGAAAACATCACAAACTTGTGGTTTTGGTTCAACATGTTTCCTTCTGTCTATAAATGGCGCTCACTTCTTAACTTTCTCTAACAGGAAATCAGGCAACTTCTTGATTTCTTCAGATTCACtgggttttttgggggggcatGATCAGGAACTGCTTTTCGCAATATTTAAGCTTTTTGCCGTAAACAGTTGCAAAATGCAGCTGCTCTTTGCCTCTGTGGTATTGGGACCCAGAAGTCATGGCATGAGTGTATGTTAAATACTCATATTATATAATAGCTTTCTGTGGTTTTCATTAGTTAACAAAAACTGCGAGgataagaaagacagaaaacgaGTTTGGAGTTCCATAATGAACACAGTCTTTGTATCAGTGTCccaaaattaaaagcaaaaatatagaTTAACATCAAACCTATTCTGCTGAACCATAAATATGAATATCTGTTGTGAGGATTGTGCTCCTGAATTTGGGTTCAATCATGTTCTGTTTTGAGCTCGTGTCAGTCACATCAGGTTAATGTTGATGATCATCTACAGCCGTTGTTAATTACCGATACTCTCAGTGTAtgtaagtgtctggttttcagttctttattgtcattgccaTCTCCTTGGTCGGCTTGTTGTTTCTCCAtgggttttgtcatgttcaagtTTATTAAATGATTAAGTTCCTGCCatcaagcctggtctcctgcatgtTGGGCCCTACACCACCACTTCCTGACAGTTTTTGGGGATTTGATGTTTGCTtacaaaatgaaacagaaaactgtttcattttgtaagattcattttttatcaaaacagtATTCACCATTCTTACATAGCACAAGTACTTTTCCGAAAGAAAAAACTTCATTATTCGGGAGAAGGAAAAATAATGCACAAATACTATTCCTTAtcattgatttgattgatttcacTGCATTAATTTGTCTGCAAAAATtacatgaacacaaaaacaaaaacaaactgccGAAAAAAAAGGGATATGCCGTTGAAAAAGCATGAGAAAGTTGCAGAAAACTGAAATTccaattattttgaaagatttttcacTGACATCTATCtaagagagacagacagaagcAGACTCACAAAGGGAAGGAGATCAGACATTGAGGAAGTTATCACTTCTCTCACAGTTTGGAAATAAATGAAAGTGAAGCTTACAGAGTCATTTGAAGGATAGTTTTTGACAGTAATCCTTTAACTGAATTTGCCCCCTCCTGGAAGACAGAGTAACCTGAAGAACCTCATCAAGTAAAAATCCGattaaaatatcaattaaaGAATAGGAAACCTGATCATTTTGCTACTTGTAGGATTGTtaaaccatatatatatatatatatatatatatatatatatataatatatatggacatacacacatatacatatatatatatatacatatatatatatatatatatatatatatatatatatatacatatatatatatatatatatatatatatatatatatatatatatatatatatatatatatgtatatgtatatatatatgtatatatatatatatatatgtatatatatatatatatatatatatatatatatatatatatatatatatatatatatatatatatatatatatatatatatatataatatatattgtCACGCTGATCAGCGGAGGTGGTTGCCTCGCTGTGACCTGGAGTGCGCAGTGCCTCACATGAACGCGCAGCACCTCACACATGAGCGCGCAGCAGCCTGCGTGCGCTCAGCACGGAGGACAATACACGCGCGCCGTTACCAGCTGAACTGAATGAACGCTATCAGCGCGGAAGCTGGGAACGCTTAAAACGGCATTTCACCACTGCTTGTGTAAGAACTGAGCTGGATGACGGCAGTTTCCACGAACTTGGATGCTAAACTCAAACCACTGCGTGAGTGGGGCTTGGACTATAAAGGGCTACTGGTAAGCTCAATGCTGGACTTTAATATGTCACATTGTTGTAttggattaaaagaaaaaataatgttgtaAAATGTcctacaaatgtttgttttgaaattatatatatttgttaAACTGGAAAAAGATAATTATTGGTAAAATAATCTACTTAAGTTAAGATAAATTGTATTTAAGTTTCCTACAATTTAAACTGAGTTGTTGGTTTAATTTTCTTGGTTACAAATTGTTGGTTTAGATTTCATCTTAATTTACTTACCTGGTTTACCTtatgtttgatttaaatatgCTGAGCAGTTTATTGattaaaggttttgttttgattgtttaaaggtttttcaCCTATCCCCACTCTACCTACTTCCTACTTCCTATTTTCAACAATGTTCAATAACTTCCAACTACTACCACCTACTGCCAACTACTGTTGCTAATAAAAGACTTGGAAAGAGTGAAATCCTTGGTCCAGTCCTGTCCCTTTGCAAGTGTGGGAGCACGCAGTTTACAAATACACTTGACAGTGAAAAACCAAGTGCGACAGTGAAAAACCAAGTGCGACAGTGAAAAACCACGTGCGACAGTGAAAAACCAAGTGCAACAGTGTGAATCACGTGCAACAGTGTGAATCACGTGCAACAGTGTGAATCACGTGCAACAGTGTGAATCACGTGCAACAGTGAAGACTCCACTTAAAGCCCACCACCAAGAGGGAGGGAGAAGACTCCACAAAGGGGGCCTGGAGACTTACCTGCCGTCCATCCAACAGCTAAAGAAAGAGCAGCATGGCCGAGTCAAAAACACTCGAGGAATTAAAAGTGGAGCGGACCACagcaaaaagacttttttcccGATTGACCAATAACATTGTGAGGACCCACATGGAGATGTCTGTGGAGGAGCTACAGGAAAACTTCAAAGTGCTTTCAATGGAGGGCTCCAGAGTAATGGAGGCAAACGAAGACGTGAAAGCCGCATATCTGGAACAGCGCAACGCAACAGAGGGCGCACCAGGGCTGAGCGATCTACAAAGAGCCGACATAGAAAAGACGGAGAAAGAATGTGAGCAAAGATTAAAAGAAGTTAAGCTCCTGGTTCGAGAGACATTGTGGGCCTCGTATGGGGAAAAAGAACTGTTGCTGGCGCTTCAAGTTGCAGAGGCAGAGTGTGAGAATGTCTCTTCCACTCAGCCAGACACGCCACTGGGGGCATATGATTTTATGCTCACCAACCTTGAGAAGCTGGTGTACAAGGTCAAAAAAGAGCATCAGATCTGGAATCGCTGGGCGCCACCTGCCGAGCAAAGAGACTTTGATCGCCGCCTTAGAGAGCTAGAGTTATGCCTGCCCAAGTTGGTGTCAAGGAAGGCTGCCTTCATTAAAGCAGCAAGCATCAAAGAGGACACTGAACGTCACCCTGTTACAGCCCACAGCAGTGTAGCAGCTATAAAGCTCAAAGCCACAGCTCTACCAAAGTTTACCGGCATTCAACGTGACTATTACAGATGGAAGGGAGAATGGGAGGCTCTGCAGAAGCAAGGGGAACCAACCGGGTCCAGAGAAGTCCGGAAGTTTCAACTGCTCGATAGTCTCGAAGAGAAGGTGGCCAAAGATCTACGTCTGTCAACTTGCGCAAAAGCAGATGAGATCTTCAGAGTCCTCGAGAACCGGTATGGGAACCAGACTGCCATTGCACTAGAGATCATTGAAGAGCTACAAGCCATTCCACCTGTCAGGGGAAACAACCCGAGAAGAGTTGTGGAGCTGATCCAAGCTGTTGAAAAAGCGCTCTACGATCTGAGTCAACTAGACAGTGCAGAGGCCTTAAAGAACCCCCTAGTCACAAAGTCCATAGAAAGCAAGCTGCCAGAAAATCTGAAGAAAGATTGGTTGACCTATGCTGCGGACCAGAAGAATTTTGTGAACCACCAAAATCGCTTTGATAAGTTGCTTGGATTCCTGCATTCCCAAGAAGCAATTTATGAACAATTAGAGCAACTGAGGGACATCGACCCTGCCAAAGAGAAGACAAAGGTTGCAGTAAAATATGCTAGAACAAAGACCACAAAGTCTACTAGTGAAGCAGGCTGCATAATCTGCGGAGACACAAGACACAAGAAAAAGCTTTACGTCTGCAGAAAATTTAGGACCTCAAAGCTTTCAGAGAAAAGAGACACAGTGCAGCAGCTTGGCGCCTGCAGGAGATGCCTTGAAGTTCATAATGGTGAACCCTGCAGAAAATCCACTTACCTGTGTGGCAACCCAGAGTGCAAAGACCAACACCACTATCTTCTGTGTCCATTATCCAGAGACTATTCCCAGAGGTCATCAAAGTCCACGCCAGTGAGAGCAGAAGGAAAGAAATTCACTGAGGTCCAAGAAGCATTCTTCTCCAAACTTTCACCTGAGCTGGCCCAGCAGTGTCGAGACGCTTTCTGCAACGTCATGTCTCGTGCATACaactctgctgcagctgagaggGGCCTTCTGGAGGAGCATGGCTTACACGAGTATCCAGTCATCTTGATGCTCCTCAATGTCACTGCCAACGATGGACAGAGAGTTGGGACTCTCATTGATCTGGCTTCTGACACAAATTATATAACGCATCAAGCTGCAAGCAAGCTGAACCTTCAGGGTGAGAACGTCACATTAGTGGTCCATGGCGTTGGAGGAATGAAGGTGTCCGTTGCAACAAAGCGTTACCTCCTCAAAATACGTGTGAGCACTCCAAGAGGGACTCTCAAGTCACATCAACTCATCTGCTATGGACTTGATGAAATTGCAGAAGTTCATAGACATGTTTCAGCAACAAGCTACAGAGGATCTTCCCAGATGTTGCCTTCAAAGACCTCGTGAGACCCAAAGAGATCCAGCTACTGATTAGCCACAAAGAAGGTCAGCTCGTACCTCAGAAAGTTCGCTCAATCGGTGATCTGGTGCTCTGGGATGGCCCACTAGGCAAGACGGTCGGAGGCACGCACCCGAACCTCTTTGAGGAAGTTACTGTAACAGCTCATACGTCAAAGACTCACTTTGCAAGATCCATGAGAACTGCGGCTGTTAAGTACAATGAACTTACTTCTAAAGAGTCAGTTTCCCGTCAGTACACTAACCAACCTGAGGTCCAATCCAATACAGCCACCAGCAGCAAAGAGTTCCTAAAATGGTGGAAATGGGAGAGTATTGGAGCCGCCTGTGAGCCAAAATGTGGAGGTTGCCGCTGCGGGAACTGCCAGcctggaggaaaagaaatgACACTCGCTGAAGAGAGAGAAATGGAGATCATAAGAAATGGCCTGACTTATGTGACCGGAGATGAACACAGCCCTGAACCACACTGGCACGCAAAGTATCCGTGGACCGCAGAGCTGGAATCTCTGCCCAACAACAGAAGAGCAGTAGAAGCAACTTTCCTCaggacagaaaaacaactgTCGAAAGAACCTGAGTGGAAGACAGCCTACACCTCACAAGTTCACGAAATGATCGTTCGTAAAGCTGCAGTGAAGCTGTCCAAAAACCTTCTACAGAGCTGGACTGGGCCAGTGTGGTATGTCAGCCACTTAATTGCACCAAACCCACACTCTGTCTCCACCCCAGTGAGATTGGTGTGGAACAGTAGTCAGAAGTACAGAGGTCTCAGCCTGAACGACATGCTGATCAAAGGTCCAGATGTCCTGAATCCAACAAGAGCCGTCCTGCTGAGGTTTCGTGCTGGGGTCTTTGCTGCGCTTGGTGACATCCGTAAAATGTACAACTCTGTCTGGTTGGAGGAGAGAGAGGTCCATCTGCATCGATTTCTCTGGCGTGACACGGAAGAGTCTGAGATAGAAGACTATGCTATCACCAGGGTAAACATCGGAGATAAACCTGCCGGTTGCATCGCCCAGGTTGCCATGCGAGAGACTGCCAACCTACCTCCATTCAGTCACCTAAAAGAGGAAAGACGTGTACTTGAAGAAGATGCATATGTGGATGACATCTTAACTTCTCACAACAACCTTGACCATCTAAACCTCCTCACGTCTAACATCGAACGCATCCTGAGAGCAGGCGGGTTCTACATGAAGCCTTGGGTCTATTCAGGTCAAAGTGGGAGGAAGCCCAGAGATGAGAAGACAGAGCACCCAGAGGTTATGATCCTGCCAAACCAGCTCACCGAAGATGACAACAAAGCCCTTGGCCTAGGCTACACAATAGACGACGACAAACTCCATGTTATGGCTGCAGTAAACTtctctaaaaagaagaaaaagatgcgCCTCGGCCAAGACCTGCTTAAGGAAGAAGTAAGAACCCAAACTCCAGATCCGCTGACAAGAAGACAACTGCTGAGCCAAGTCTCTGGACTATATGACCCCCTTGGACTTGTGActcctgcaaaacaaaaaggggcCATTCTTGTCAGGAGAGCCTTTCAGGAAGCAAAAGCAAAGTACTCTTTAGAAGAAGACACCTGGGATGCTGCCTTATCCAAAGAACTCAGAGAAGACGCCATACAACTGCTCGAAGAATATGCTGTCCTGAGCCAACTTCGATTCACTCGCTCCCTGACTCCATTAGATCCTTGCGCACAACCAATTGGCATTACCTTTTCAGATGGCAGCGAACACGCATATGGTGCTGTGATGTACCTTCGTTGGAGCTGCAGCGATGGTGTCGTCGTGAGACTGGTCGAGTCTAAAGCCAAGCTGACTCCTCTTGACCACAAAGGTGATCCTGTTAAAGCAGAGATATGTGGAGCAGTCTTTGCAGCTCGACTGAAGAACTATTTCCAGAGACACTGCAGAATTGACGTCAAGGAGTGGTTTCATCTTGACAGTCAGACAGTCCTGGGCGCCATTCAGCGTGAGAGTTATGGTTACCAGACCTTCGCGAATCGAGTAGGTGAGATCCAGAGCAGCACGAACGTTGACGACTGGTGGTGGATTCCAGGACAAACAAATATCGCGGACATCATCACCAGAGGGGCCAGTCCTGAACTTTTGACTGAGGACTCGGAGTGGCAGTCGGGTCCAAAGTTTCTTAAACTCCCTACAGATGAGTGGCCGAAGAAATCCGCCAGAGACGTTGCTGCACAAGCCAGAGACAATGTCGCTAAAATCCAGAAAAAGACTTTTACAGCAATAGTTACCAAGACTCACCTGAAAGACCATAATCTAGTCAAAGACTCCAGAAGACCACCTGCAGGAACAACAATCAAAGAGCTGGTAGACGAAAGGCGCTTCAGTGATCTGAGGAAACTGGTCAAGACCATTGCATTCATCTGGAGAGcagcaaaaaagtttttacatgtCAAGaccaaagacaaagaaaagtggGAGGCAGTACAGTCATCGGGTGTCATCACAGTCTTTGAAAGAGAAGATGCATTCAGAGACCTTTGCCTGGCGGCACAACAGGGCGTGAACTTTCAAAGTACCACAACAGACAGGCTCGTTGTCTACAGAGACCAGTCAACTGGACTTTTAGTGTGTGGTGGCAGAATCCAGACTTTCAAAGAGGATGTAAAAGCTGTTCCCCTTCTACCATTCCAAGCCTGGATCTCTACCCTCTTAGCCAGAGAAGCTCATGGAGAGGGGCATGAAGGAGTGGCTGGAACCCTACTGAGAATGAGGAGGAAGGCATGGGTCATCAAGGGAAGAATTCTCGCCCAAAAGGTCGTAATCAAGTGCATCCTCTGCAAAAAGGCCAAAGCGAGAACCTGTCGGCAAATCATGGGGGACTTACCTGAGGAAAGATCAAGTCCTGCTGCACCATTTCAGTTTACATCCGTTGACCTGTTTGGACCATACCATGTAAAGGATGATATAAAGAGGCGAGTGACCATGAAAGTATGGGGCGTCGTTTTCTGCTGTATGTCCAGTCGAGCCATCCACGTTGAACTAGCAAATACGCTATCAACAGAGAGCTTCTTGCTTGCCTACCAGAGGTTCACTGCCGTCCGAGGCCACCCCCGAAAAATCTGGTCTGACTCAGGCACAAACTTTATAGGAGCAAAACCTATACTAAAGGACATGTATAGTTTCCTGAGAGAGCAAAACGAAGCATCACTAGAAGAATATGCCACCAGAAATGGAACCCACTGGACATGGAAGATCCACCCTGCTGATTCACCTCACAGAAACGgggctgctgaagctgctgttaGAGTCACCAAAAGAGCTCTGTTGAGTCTTCGCAAGGTAGAAGGCCTTACTTTCAGCGAGTTCCTAACAACACTTCAGCTAGATTCCAACCTAGCCAACGAAAGACCCATTGATGCCAAAATCCAGAGTCAAGAGGAACGCATAGAGTCCATCAGTCCAAACACCTTGCTGCTTGGTAGAGCCTCAACGAGTGGAGACTTCAAGTCATTTGATTACACCACCTACCCTCTGAAGAGACTAAAGGAAATTCAAAGCCAAGTCAACTACTTCTGGAAGTCCTGGAGCCAACTGGCCGGTCCCAATCTATTCATTCGCAGTAAGTGGCATACTGCTGAAAGGAACGTTGCCGTTGGAGATGTCGTTTGGCTCTGTGACCAGAACGCATTACGAGGTCAGTTCAAGCTTGCAAGAGTGGTTGGTGTGAGTACTGACAAGAGAGGTGTTGTTCGAGATATCTATGTAAAGGTCTCCCCAAGTTATGGTGCTTTCAGTGTGGTGAGGTCTCCAAAGCCAGTTCCTGTCGCTGGAGATTCTGAATCCTCAAAGAGCTGTCAGAGTACCATCCTGCATCGAGACGTCCGACGCCTCGTTGTCCTCTTGCCAGTGGAGGAGCAAGTTCATAGAGACCAGCTCGCCTGAGGAAGTACGATCTTTCAGGACAGTGCCACAAGATCGAGTGGGAGGTGT
The nucleotide sequence above comes from Oryzias latipes chromosome 5, ASM223467v1. Encoded proteins:
- the LOC110014190 gene encoding uncharacterized protein LOC110014190; protein product: MAESKTLEELKVERTTAKRLFSRLTNNIVRTHMEMSVEELQENFKVLSMEGSRVMEANEDVKAAYLEQRNATEGAPGLSDLQRADIEKTEKECEQRLKEVKLLVRETLWASYGEKELLLALQVAEAECENVSSTQPDTPLGAYDFMLTNLEKLVYKVKKEHQIWNRWAPPAEQRDFDRRLRELELCLPKLVSRKAAFIKAASIKEDTERHPVTAHSSVAAIKLKATALPKFTGIQRDYYRWKGEWEALQKQGEPTGSREVRKFQLLDSLEEKVAKDLRLSTCAKADEIFRVLENRYGNQTAIALEIIEELQAIPPVRGNNPRRVVELIQAVEKALYDLSQLDSAEALKNPLVTKSIESKLPENLKKDWLTYAADQKNFVNHQNRFDKLLGFLHSQEAIYEQLEQLRDIDPAKEKTKVAVKYARTKTTKSTSEAGCIICGDTRHKKKLYVCRKFRTSKLSEKRDTVQQLGACRRCLEVHNGEPCRKSTYLCGNPECKDQHHYLLCPLSRDYSQRSSKSTPVRAEGKKFTEVQEAFFSKLSPELAQQCRDAFCNVMSRAYNSAAAERGLLEEHGLHEYPVILMLLNVTANDGQRVGTLIDLASDTNYITHQAASKLNLQGENVTLVVHGVGGMKVSVATKRYLLKIRVSTPRGTLKSHQLICYGLDEIAEVHRHVSATSYRGSSQMLPSKTS
- the LOC105357885 gene encoding uncharacterized protein LOC105357885, translating into MRTAAVKYNELTSKESVSRQYTNQPEVQSNTATSSKEFLKWWKWESIGAACEPKCGGCRCGNCQPGGKEMTLAEEREMEIIRNGLTYVTGDEHSPEPHWHAKYPWTAELESLPNNRRAVEATFLRTEKQLSKEPEWKTAYTSQVHEMIVRKAAVKLSKNLLQSWTGPVWYVSHLIAPNPHSVSTPVRLVWNSSQKYRGLSLNDMLIKGPDVLNPTRAVLLRFRAGVFAALGDIRKMYNSVWLEEREVHLHRFLWRDTEESEIEDYAITRVNIGDKPAGCIAQVAMRETANLPPFSHLKEERRVLEEDAYVDDILTSHNNLDHLNLLTSNIERILRAGGFYMKPWVYSGQSGRKPRDEKTEHPEVMILPNQLTEDDNKALGLGYTIDDDKLHVMAAVNFSKKKKKMRLGQDLLKEEVRTQTPDPLTRRQLLSQVSGLYDPLGLVTPAKQKGAILVRRAFQEAKAKYSLEEDTWDAALSKELREDAIQLLEEYAVLSQLRFTRSLTPLDPCAQPIGITFSDGSEHAYGAVMYLRWSCSDGVVVRLVESKAKLTPLDHKGDPVKAEICGAVFAARLKNYFQRHCRIDVKEWFHLDSQTVLGAIQRESYGYQTFANRVGEIQSSTNVDDWWWIPGQTNIADIITRGASPELLTEDSEWQSGPKFLKLPTDEWPKKSARDVAAQARDNVAKIQKKTFTAIVTKTHLKDHNLVKDSRRPPAGTTIKELVDERRFSDLRKLVKTIAFIWRAAKKFLHVKTKDKEKWEAVQSSGVITVFEREDAFRDLCLAAQQGVNFQSTTTDRLVVYRDQSTGLLVCGGRIQTFKEDVKAVPLLPFQAWISTLLAREAHGEGHEGVAGTLLRMRRKAWVIKGRILAQKVVIKCILCKKAKARTCRQIMGDLPEERSSPAAPFQFTSVDLFGPYHVKDDIKRRVTMKVWGVVFCCMSSRAIHVELANTLSTESFLLAYQRFTAVRGHPRKIWSDSGTNFIGAKPILKDMYSFLREQNEASLEEYATRNGTHWTWKIHPADSPHRNGAAEAAVRVTKRALLSLRKVEGLTFSEFLTTLQLDSNLANERPIDAKIQSQEERIESISPNTLLLGRASTSGDFKSFDYTTYPLKRLKEIQSQVNYFWKSWSQLAGPNLFIRSKWHTAERNVAVGDVVWLCDQNALRGQFKLARVVGVSTDKRGVVRDIYVKVSPSYGAFSVVRSPKPVPVAGDSESSKSCQSTILHRDVRRLVVLLPVEEQVHRDQLA